The following are from one region of the Prionailurus bengalensis isolate Pbe53 chromosome A2, Fcat_Pben_1.1_paternal_pri, whole genome shotgun sequence genome:
- the MKRN1 gene encoding E3 ubiquitin-protein ligase makorin-1 isoform X2: MHGVCKEGDNCRYSHDLSDSPYGVVCKYFQRGYCIYGDRCRYEHSKPLKQEEVTVADLTAKSSLAASSSLSSVVGPVVEMNTGEADSRNSNFTSVGAGSEDWVNAIEFVPGQPYCGRTAPSCTEAPPQGSVTKEECEKEQTVAETKKQLCPYAAVGECRYGENCVYLHGDSCDMCGLQVLHPMDAAQRSQHIKSCIEAHEKDMELSFAVQRSKDMVCGVCMEVVYEKASPSERRFGILSNCSHTYCLKCIRKWRSAKQFESKIIKSCPECRITSNFVIPSEYWVEEKEEKQKLIQKYKEAMSNKACRYFDEGRGSCPFGGNCFYKHAYPDGRREEPQRQKVGTSSRYRAQRRNHFWELIEERENSNPFDNDEEEVVTFELGEMLLMLLAAGGDDDLTDSEDEWDLFHDELEDFYDLDL; encoded by the exons atatgAACATAGCAAGccactgaaacaggaagaagtgacTGTGGCAGATCTAACTGCAAAATCATCCCTTGCTGCTTCCTCAAGTCTCTCATCGGTAGTTGGACCAGTTGTTGAAATGAATACGGGCGAAGCCGACTCACGAAATTCAAACTTTACAAGTGTAGGAGCAGGTTCAGAAGACTGGGTGAATGCCATTGAGTTTGTTCCTGGCCAGCCCTACTGTGGCCGTA CTGCCCCTTCCTGCACTGAAGCACCCCCGCAGGGCTCAGTGACCAAGGAAGAATGTGAGAAGGAGCAAACCGTGGCTGAAACAAAGAAGCAGCTTTGCCCGTATGCCGCCGTGGGAGAGTGCCGGTACGGGGAGAACTGCGTGTATCTCCACGGAGACTCCTGTGACATGTGTGGGCTGCAGGTTCTCCATCCCATGGACGCTGCCCAGAGATCACAACATATAAAA TCCTGCATCGAGGCCCATGAGAAGGACATGGAGCTCTCATTCGCTGTCCAGCGCAGCAAGGACATGGTCTGCGGGGTCTGCATGGAGGTGGTCTATGAGAAAGCCAGCCCCAGCGAGCGccgctttgggattctctccaacTGCAGCCACACTTACTGTCTCAAGTGTATTCGCAAGTGGAGGAGTGCTAAGCAATTTGAGAGCAAGATCATAAA GTCCTGCCCAGAATGCCGGATCACATCTAACTTTGTCATTCCAAGTGAGTACTgggtggaggagaaagaagagaagcagaaactCATTCAGAAATACAAAGAGGCAATGAG CAACAAGGCGTGCAGGTATTTTGATGAAGGACGTGGGAGCTGCCCATTTGGAGGGAACTGTTTTTACAAGCATGCGTACCCTGATGGCCGTAGAGAGgagccacagagacagaaagtgggaaCATCAAGCAGATACCGG GCCCAACGAAGGAACCACTTCTGGGAGCTCATTGAGGAAAGAGAGAACAGCAACCCATTTGACAACGACGAAGAGGAGGTTGTCACCTTTGAGCTGGGCGAgatgttgcttatgcttttggccGCAGGTGGGGACGACGACCTGACAGACTCTGAAGACGAGTGGGACTTGTTTCATGATGAGCTGGAAGATTTTTATGACTTGGATCTATAG